DNA sequence from the Malus domestica chromosome 11, GDT2T_hap1 genome:
CCACAAGTGCATGTTGGGGGCTCATGATAGGACGTCAATTCATCCCACAATGCCTTCAGTTTTGTGTAGTAGACTGAGGTCGATTGTTGCTCATGTCTGTGCTCAACAATTTCTCTCTTAATTTGATAAACACGCTAATCGTTCCCTTGGGAGAAACGATCATGCAAGTCAGCCTACACATTTGCTGCTGATGTGTAGTAGGAGACGCTTCTTGCAATGTCTTCATGCATAGAATTCAGGATCCACGCGAGGACCATGTCATTGCATCGTTGCCACAATGCAAATTGTATATCTGTTTAAGCAGGGGGTCAATGGTTCCATCGACTAAGCCTAACTTGTTCTTAGCACTTAGACTGATGCGCATAGCACGGCTCCAAATGTTATAGTTGTCTCCTTGAAGAGTCTTGGAGACCAAGATGTTCCCAGGTTGGTCAGAGGGGTGTAACAAGAACGGGTTCTAGAGGTCAATAGCCATCTCTGATGATTTTGTGTTGGCTCCTGATTCACTCATGATGACGATACTGTTTGTTGTGGTGCGGAAGCGTTGAGGGGTATTCAGAGTCACCAGAAAcggtgctctgataccatgttaaaatATAGACCTACTAGGGTTACGACCTACTAGGGTTTCACAGTTCCTAGGGTTTAGGCCGTGTAAGGAAGATATTAAAGGTAATTTGATTTCATTCAACTTCTGCTTTACAAGGAGTACAAGATTTATACAATATACATGAGGCTATTCTAGAAAGTCAACTATACATGAATTACACGAATCAATCTATTCCTATAATTAAGGAAAGAAAGCAATCTTCAATGATACTCCAAGATATTGTCGCTCAataaatgatgcatgaaatcttaTTATTTCGGTCCTCTCTCTCCATCTTCCGAGCCAATGACTCCTGGAGTGGGGATTTGCAGTTGACGttaaggcctgatatcgcagcTATGAAGTTGTGGGACGAGATGTTTTGCTCGCATAAGCCATCGGACATCTCTAAGAAATCGAAATCTAGGTAGTTTGATGGGTCAAGAAAGTTAAAGTCAGTGTGAGCGACTGTGATGTCGAAGCCCTTGGAGTGAAGGATAGCGCCTAGTTGAAGCATCGGAGTTATGTGCACCAATCTACGGCTTGTAAGTTGTTTTTCCATTGTTCTTAAGATTTGTGTAGCTACAAGGGTGTACTTTAGATAAACTGGATCTTCATTTCTTGTAGCTTATAAAATTAGGATATTAACTACATTTCCTAGAAATTGGATAACATTTAGTTAGTCCTTATATTAAAATAACATAGAAGACTTTAGGGGTATGATTTGGGAAAATCCTATTGGGAAGGAAATTTCGTAGGTAGACAATTGGCTTAATTTATCGTGTCTTAATTTGGAAGGAATAAGGGTTTGAGTGGACACTTATGGTGCCTTaaagagaaaattttaattgtgaCAAGATCacagatggtacaccacgtgtttttatgtaagtagtgaaaaattttattttttaagttattaactttttagcacacatatcctacTATTTGTATAGTGATACGTGATATACCACCTCGTGTGCCGATCATACTCAAAAATCACTCTGCCTTCAAATGTAACTCAATAAACATAAAAGTCAAAGGTAGAATACAACCAGTTCAATGCAAGAATGACAAGTGTTAGGGCCACCTTTGACTCActgcaaaaaatatataaactttCGTAGAGCTGCCACATTATGATTGGCAGgcccggcccaggcccagtgccACAGGGACAACTGTCCAGGGCCCAAAACTAAAGTGGGCACCAACAAAAATAACCCAAATTActaagtattaaaaaaaaaaaaaaaggtccaaaGCCCAGATAGGGCTGCCGGCTGGAGGGCAAGAGCCCAAGGTAGGTTTAAAAAGGACCACGTCCAGGGcttcacaaataaaaaaaaaaaaaaaagtaatacaaAACAACATTAAAGGACCACTCGGTCCCCAAAAACCCTATACCTATTCCCATATCCCCACTCCCCCTTTCCTAATATTTCCCTCCCTGCTGCCGTCTGACCTTCTGCTCCCCTTCACAGTCGACAGTCCAGTCCAGAACCTGTCCCTCCTCCTCAGTTGCTCCTGCAAGTGCAAGTGCCAAAAGCATTCACTCACCACCAACCATTTTGAGTTTTgaggtaaattaatttttaaaatttgacttatcaattcataatttaatataaaattttgcaaatgatatagaattatatgataattgatgtatataattgttgttgttgatgaattgaattatttgatttcatttcaaacccaatttttaggtttaatttttataatatattagACTATATGTTTgtatttttataatatataatatgtgtTAGAATGATAATTTTGATAGGAAATTTTTGTCTTAAAGCAAAATCTTTTTTTGGAGCATGTCAATGCATATATACGGTGTTTTCCAACTCTACAAAGCGTTGGAATATTTTGCTTGAACATATTGATGGTTTAACTTTGAAATCATTGTCAACTACTCGATGGGAAAGTCACATTGAAAGTGTTAAAGCAATTAAATCCCAAGTAGCCCAAGTTAGAAATGCTTTGTTTACGTTGGTGGAAATTACTGAGAATCCCCAATTGAGTAGGGATGCAGGATGTTTAGCATCAGGAGAACTTTCCAGTTTTGATTTTGTATTAAGTTTGGTTATTTGGTATGacattttgttgaagattaacaTGGTGAGCACAAAATTACAATCTGAAGACATGCGTCTTGATGTTGCTGTAAAGGCATTGGAAGCACTTGTTAccttttttgaaaactacagAGAAACTGGTTTTGCTTCTGCTATGCGTGATGCTAAAGAAATTGCACTTGATTCGGAAATTGACCCTATTTTTCAAACTAAACGTCATAGACCTAGaaaaagacatcatgatgaagTTAATGGTAATGAGAGGGAACAACAGTCTGCTGAAGAATCATTTAGAACAGATTATTTTCTTGTTATAGTGGATATTGCTCTTTCTCAACTGAAAAACAGGTTTGAACAGTTAAAGACTTTTGAATCTATTTTTGGCTTCTTGTTTGATGCACCGAAGTTAATTTCATTGGATGATCAACGgctaaaagaaaattgtatgaATCTTGAAGCACATTTGAAACATGGAAATACCATGGATGTAGATGGAGCCGACTTGTGTTCTGAATTACAGGTGTTGCAAATGATGTTACCTGAAGAAGCATTTCTCTCTAATAACCCTTGGACATCCATGGAAATAgcaaactttgtaaaagaaaCTGACATGTGTCCTAATGTCTTGATTGCTTATCGTGTACTGTTGACTGTACCTGTGACTGTGGCATCTGCAGAaagaagtttttcaaaattgaaattattaaaatcTTACTTGCGGACCACTATGACTCAAGATAGGCTAAATGGATTAGCAATCTTATGCATTGAAAAAGATGAGATTGAAGACTTGGAGTAtgatgatataattgatgattttgcttcaaaaaATGCTAGAAGACAATTTCTTAAAGGTTGAAATTTCAAGGAGCTTTCCTAGGAATGGTTGTATATGATAGTATTTTTGATTGTCGGGGTTTAGGTACTATGTCCCTCCCGTTGTATATTTTCTCAAGTAATATAATTTGGGCGTGAGGGCCTAGCCCCCAGCTTCGACTGGGTTCCAGCCctcgttaaatttttttttaaacatatatTTCAGTATTAAAAAAGGGCACATTTTGAGTTTCGCACCGGGCATCCAAAAACTCAGGACCGGCCCTGATGATTGGTGGGTGGGTGGGATCAAAATGCAGAGTGTGCTTTGTGTGTGCGGGCAGATAGTAGAACTGCCACGCTATATtttgttttgggggggggggggggggtggggtgtGTGTGGGGGAGGGGGGGAGATGTTAAGACAAATGCGAAGAGGGTGCTTTGTTGATTCGGTTACACAATCTGTTGTGGGGGTACTGAACTGAGGCAACTCACGTTGTTGTTCTCCTCACGACCATATGTGGTGTTTGGGTACAATTGTTTGGGCTGTGCATACAGCATACCTAACTAAATTAAAGCGGAAATATAGTTGGACCCCTTAAGTATCTTACTGGACCAACCACGTACACCCCAAAGTTTGGTCGAATGAATCAATGGAAAATAGCAGACAAACATCTTTGATTTGTTGGAAGCTTTTACGCTAGCCTCTacattctctaaagctctcatgaatccaggatttgttcaggaccaaaatgaacacaaacgTATGAATTTGCAATGTGTTGGTGTGGCATATGTTTTGcttattgtcttggtttactgcggagatgaacagttcaagattttatattcactgcgtcatctagtaaatccgataagtatatactaaggtaggttcaagtccaaaagacacatTTCCTGATGTATGTCACATCTACTGTTTACTCTCGTATCTTAGTTTCTCTAAGACTAAATAGTCGTCtcaaaatgtggggtattgttggaagttttgagactcttgtcccacattggtgaaaacAAGATTCCAAAGTACCTTTATATACCTTTTGTCTTCTACAATATTAGTTATGTGGTGGTACCACTTGGAATGGGAATTGAGGCTTGGGCCACCATTTCTGTGGATTGGGCTTGATgataattagttttaatttcgaattaagtttttaattaaattaattaaaaacgttttgattaaagATACAACCTTTTGTAAAGAGTTGTAAAGCTTCAGATACatccaaaaggtatttgaagaggtatgaaagagCCTATATAACTGGAGTCCTCAATTCATCATCAACGATggattcttcttccttttcttccgtacaaactttccagagagagtaaacacacaaagcaattcgctagaattctataatccagtgcgggttgtaagattaggtagttgtatcctggtcgagcagacgttgtagaaccacaagcacaagagtgggacgaaattactgttcgaaggacatagcttttacgctagcctctaccttctgtaatcaagttagtactTTTGATATTCTCATATTTAATTTTCTGTAGTCGTTGTGTATCATTCTGTATTGCAAGTATTTTTGAGTAATAAAGTATAAATATTTCAAGTTCTGTATTTCTGTTATTTCTGTTTctaaattgttctccaacatgATTTATACGAGCGATATTCTTCTCTGTCATCTATGATTTGTAGGAGAGAGATTCTCATGTGTCAGTTGATTATGTAACTCCGTTATTGAAATGGAGGTTACACAAGTTTGGGTCATAATAGCCTCTGTAAAACCTTGTGAAAAACCCCCTAAAcgaaggaaaaaataaaagaaaactaatgaaaataacttgaaaactttgagttttaactaaaatgacaaaaaaaaagtgttgtgagtgaatagtacaaggattgactttttagagtaaaaatatctttaatgttaaaagtgaacagtaccatgaaTGTTTCATTAagactccaaaaaaaaaaaaactacgacACCCACGGTACAAAATCTTCCAAAAGAGCATTAGGAATCAAAGTATGGCCTAATTATGAACGGAGTACAGAAAACCAGTTTTCATCAATGAGTTGGTGCAATGTGATAATACGCTTTGGATTACATCAAGGAATGCATTAGCATGCTAAATTTTACGAAAATAGAAATTGGTGAGGGTAGAGAACCAGTACATAGAGAGCATTagtgaagaaaagaaagaggccTGTATTTTGGGAGAATAACAGAATGGTTTGTGTATTCACATGGGCTCTGAATTTTTACATATTACAAGTTGACTTTGTACAACTAATTAAAGGAAGtaataaaacaataaatatAAGTGATTTATGAATTTGTTGAACGGTCTAGATTTATAGTATGTGATCAAGATTCATGGTACTCTTTACATCCAGTCAAGCGAAACGAGACAAAGTAAAATTTAAGCTTGGAAGTGAGGAAAGAGAATCGTTCACGTGAAAGGCCTTTGGTGAAGACATTAGCAATTTGGTGGTGAGATGAGATATATTGAGTAGCAAGAACTCCTTGGCAACCAATTCCTGATAAAATGATAGTCAATTTCAATGTGACGAGTTCAAGCATGGAAGACCGGTTTTGCAATGCAAGGTGAGGTACGAATAGGAATGCCAAGTTCATGAAGAATATAACAGAATCATCGTAGTTCAGCGGTTGTGGTGGCAAGAACACGGTATTCGACTTCAAAACTAGAACAAGATACAGTAGTTTGCTTCTTAGCTATCCAAGTAAGGAGATTAGTACCCATAAAAATACATGCACAGCTAGTAGACCTGCAATCATCACTGCAACCCGCCCAATCAGCGTCAAAAAATCCTCAAAGGGAGTAGTCCTGAGAGGAGTGGAAGAGTATGCCATGCTTGATGGTACCTTGATAAAACGATAGAAACAGTTGACTGCTTGAAGATGAATAGTCTTCATATTATGCATGAATTGACATACTTGATTAACTGCACAGGCAATGTTGGGGACAAAGTTAAATATTCGAGCCCACAAACCATACTGCGATAACTCTTCCGATCAGAAATGAGAGCACCTTCACTCGCCGACAAGTGCGTGGAGGAAGGATATGGAGTGGGACTTGGTTTGCACAGtttcattttgaatttcttaAACAAGATAGAAGCATAGCGAGTCTGAGAGAGCGAAAGACGACTAGTTGTTCTTGTGACCTCCATTCCAAAGAAAATTTTTAAGATCCTCTAGCTTACGACTAGCAAAAGTAGCACACAACAGATCGATAGACTTGTGAATGACAACTAAATTAGACCCTATGACAATTaggtcatcaacatatactaaaacataataaatatgtagatgAGTGATTAATAAACAAAGAAGCATCAGAATTTTTTGTGAGAAAAGCCTTGGTAACACAAGAATGTATTCTGTTAGAACCAAGTTCGAGGGGCTTAGTTCCAACCATCAGAGAGCTTTACGAAGCCGACAATTAATATGTTGAGATCGTTGGGGATCAACAAAGTCAGGTGGTTGTTTCATGTAAACTTCCTCTTCCAAAATTGTATTTTAAGAAGGCATTGCGCACATCGAGTTGTTGCGAAGACCAATTTTTTGAGACGGCTAAAGTACCTTTATGTGATGAAGGCTGAAATTTCGACGCACAAAACCTTGCGAGGCGGATTTTGGCCATGAACTATCTTTTGTcgcaaaattttttttatagtagtGGTGACAGATGGGCGAGGAACAAAACGTGTATGAAACAGTACCATAAAAACTAAAAGCAATTTCAAATAGTTTTATTGGCACTACAAGGATATTTAAGTTGTAGTAGACGACCACATGTCGTGATAAGATTATAGTCTTCATTGTCAAGTTTTTTATTCACACATTCTACTTCTTCATTTCCCCTttatttcttccttttctcccTCCCTCATCCCTCCCTTTCACACATTTCGATCTTCATCTTTAACTACAAAAGAACACGAAAGTGTCGCCAAAAACACACGTTTTCTAATACTTTGCGTAGATTTCCAAGTCGCGTTGCTTCAAACTTCTAAATTAAGGGTTTATGTAGAACAATAcctatatatgtttttttgggTCAACATCGCAACATGTGCACAAAAATATATCTTACCATATATGATATCACAACAGACCGAGACTGAGTTGTCTATGTTTGTTGGTCAGGATAAGCGGTTTGGACTAATGCTTTAGCATACAAAAGTTTATTGCATCAGATTCAGGAAGTCTTAATGCAAATTAAATTTATTAGCAAACAAAAACCTGCTGGTTGCAATTAGCATGACGCAATAAGATCTGCAAGATCGTTCAAGGAATCATAAAGAGAGCCACTCTTGACACTCGCTTCTATGTTCTCCTTCAGTTCCATGGTCCTCAccctcatttccttctcctCAAAACCTACAATAAGTTTTCTAACAGCCCTCTCTATCTCCCCTCTCTCTATCTCATTCTCCAATTGTATGCCTATTTTCCATACTTGGCTGAGATACCTTGCATGTACCTTCTGATCGATAGAAAACGGCTTGCATATCATTGGAACCCCCTCAGATATACTTTCAAGGGTTGAGTTCCGACCACAATGGCTCCAAAACCATCCAACTGCGTCGTAAGCCAGAATTTCCTTCTGCAGTGCCCATTTCACAATGCAACTACTTTCTCCTATAACTTTTGTGAAACCTTGAGGCAATAGCTCAACCCAATCTGAACCACCTACTTATATATGGATACAtacataatataaaatatatttttctcacttattttaattttttccgGTATATCCAATAGAAAAAAGTGAAGAATTTCATTgtattgccacttagtactacaatctactagtattcctcttcacttgtgagaggtcttaggttcgattatcgccaaaggaaaatttgaatcacattattatggctCATCCATTACGAGGCTTCGCCCACTCCCCCActttcttagtgtagataatatcgtttgttaaaaaaaaaagaatttcatTGTATTAGAAAAGTAATTAAGTTAAAATGATAATTAGTGCTCAATTAAATTCCtatttgtaataaaataatataaaatgctCATGTGGAAATAAGTCATAGGACATCAATCAAAAGTTTAAAAGAcaaaaggttttaatcaataaaaTGTCATCATAAGGGAttgaaacctaaattttctttttttttttataatttgagAGATTGTGATTTGCTGCGCAtttgtcaaaagaaaaaaaaagaatttcatTGTATTAAAAAGTAATTAAGTTAAAAtgataattagtacttgttgagcaaaaattgtacataatatgtaaacaaataattcactcgacacaatttcaccctcaTTCATTTTttcgaagagggttttattagtTTGAGTTCGACCAATTCTAGGCTacgcgcctattaattacaacctttcttttgggaaaggaataccctttgattctaaTATGAATAAATCGTAACTTGAGGATTTtggtgtttatttgattttgtgactgcatctaggtagagccctagattgcctacgtaccctcgttgagggataaagtcactcgtagttcctTGTATGCTTGAtacttgtttggatttgatgccttgtgcagtttagCTCATGCGGGTGAGGACTTTGGGCCATTGGAGCGTctaatgccttgtgcagttta
Encoded proteins:
- the LOC139189406 gene encoding uncharacterized protein, with amino-acid sequence MVSTKLQSEDMRLDVAVKALEALVTFFENYRETGFASAMRDAKEIALDSEIDPIFQTKRHRPRKRHHDEVNGNEREQQSAEESFRTDYFLVIVDIALSQLKNRFEQLKTFESIFGFLFDAPKLISLDDQRLKENCMNLEAHLKHGNTMDVDGADLCSELQVLQMMLPEEAFLSNNPWTSMEIANFVKETDMCPNVLIAYRVLLTVPVTVASAERSFSKLKLLKSYLRTTMTQDRLNGLAILCIEKDEIEDLEYDDIIDDFASKNARRQFLKG